In Musa acuminata AAA Group cultivar baxijiao chromosome BXJ3-11, Cavendish_Baxijiao_AAA, whole genome shotgun sequence, one DNA window encodes the following:
- the LOC135653425 gene encoding lysM domain receptor-like kinase 3 has protein sequence MCKSRAATMASQPRSRSHSKFSAATAASSGEVSAGTGSRPGRLPPTSNHSDSSSGPKPSSSASSFAASSSSSALSLASLRGALPEAPAVYHFPELCAATNNFLAKRLPGASSSAWRCVLRGRDVVVIQRPLRRHPRELPARLAALGRSHHSSLVRLLGASPSGDHVYLVYEFVPGASLAECLRNPRNPGFTPLSSWASRVQVATDVAQALEYIHRHSSTATGVHNRLKSSAVIITEPDLRAKICHFGAVDLEGEVPDTVADEAEAISISSPSTRKGSGEKQKQIEGARGYMAPELLAEGVVSRRSDVFAFGVVLLELFSGEEPLKYRYDKDRKSFEVASLIETAREAVAGEGEERLGRVRRWVDGRLRDSFPVGAAEKLIRVALRCVEADAAARPDMTWAAGKVSKIYLESKVWAEKVSVPTGFSVSTAPR, from the coding sequence ATGTGCAAGTCCAGAGCCGCCACCATGGCCTCCCAACCTAGATCCAGGTCCCATTCCAAGTtctccgccgccaccgccgcttcCTCCGGCGAGGTCAGCGCGGGAACCGGTAGCCGTCCCGGCCGCCTGCCCCCTACATCCAACCACTCCGATTCGTCGTCCGGACCTAAACCCTCCTCCTCTGCCTCTTCCTtcgctgcctcctcctcctcctccgccctcaGCCTCGCCTCCCTTCGCGGCGCCCTCCCGGAGGCCCCCGCTGTCTACCACTTCCCGGAGCTCTGCGCCGCCACCAACAACTTCCTCGCCAAGCGCCTCCCCggcgcctcctcctccgcctggCGCTGCGTTCTCCGTGGTCGGGACGTCGTCGTTATCCAGCGCCCCCTCCGCCGCCACCCCCGCGAGCTCCCCGCCCGCCTCGCCGCCCTTGGCAGGTCCCACCACAGCAGCCTCGTCCGCCTCCTCGGCGCCTCCCCCTCCGGTGACCACGTTTACCTGGTCTACGAGTTCGTCCCCGGCGCCAGCCTCGCCGAGTGTCTCCGCAACCCGCGGAACCCCGGGTTCACCCCGCTCTCCTCTTGGGCCTCCCGCGTGCAGGTCGCCACCGACGTCGCCCAGGCCCTGGAATACATCCATCGCCACTCCTCCACCGCCACCGGCGTCCACAACCGGCTCAAGAGCTCAGCCGTCATCATCACCGAGCCGGACCTCCGCGCCAAAATCTGCCACTTCGGCGCCGTGGATCTCGAGGGGGAGGTCCCCGATACCGTGGCCGATGAGGCAGAGGCTATCTCGATCTCCTCGCCGTCAACGAGGAAGGGATCCGGCGAGAAGCAGAAACAGATAGAGGGAGCGCGGGGTTACATGGCCCCGGAGCTTCTGGCCGAGGGGGTCGTCTCGCGGCGGTCGGACGTGTTCGCTTTCGGGGTGGTGCTCCTCGAGCTCTTCTCAGGCGAGGAGCCGCTCAAGTACCGATACGACAAGGACCGGAAATCCTTCGAAGTGGCCTCCCTCATCGAAACGGCGCGGGAGGCGGTggcgggggagggggaggagcgGCTGGGGAGGGTGAGACGGTGGGTGGACGGCAGGCTGCGGGACTCGTTCCCGGTGGGGGCGGCGGAGAAGCTGATCCGGGTGGCGCTGCGGTGCGTGGAGGCCGATGCGGCGGCGCGGCCGGACATGACGTGGGCTGCCGGCAAGGTCTCCAAGATTTACCTTGAATCCAAGGTATGGGCGGAGAAGGTCAGCGTTCCGACCGGCTTTTCCGTATCCACGGCTCCGCGGTAA